AGGTGTGTTTGGCATTTTGTCTGGAATCCCACAGAGAGAACATAACTCTGCTGCAGGTCTGATCCAGATGCACTAGTCTGACACGCCTACTGTTCAGTCTGAGAGGTTCCACAactacattacatacattacatacagcTGCAAACCAGGGTTAACTGGATGAAactttatgttttgtgtcatttaaatACCAAATCAGGGCTGATCATGTAACCTGAGAGGCACAGAGTGAAGCCTTGTCGATTTCACCTATTAAATCTTTTTCAATCCTGGAGGAGAAAATGCACTAAGGACAACAGATGAGGAATATAAAACCTCAAATAAGACAAATCAGGCTTGCCACACTGAGTGAAGGATCAGGAAAGAAGTAATAAGTGATAGGTGAGATGAGTGTGAAAGGAAAAGGGGATGAGGGAGGGAGTTGAGCTGAGCGTGAGAATGACTGAAAATGGATAAACAAAGGGTGGGAGGGGAAGACggtaagacagaaaaagagaggtgGTGGAAGTGAGTGAGAGATGGGCAGGGAGGTataaagagagggagggagtaaTATAAGAGAGGCAGCCATAGAAGGAGAGGTGACAGAGTAGATTATCCTCCTCTCTGCCAGCCTCATCATGCTCATGCTGCAGATGTTGACTGTTATCTTTCTGACTGTTATTCTCCTGGCATCTGTGGAAGGTAAGACACAACCAtacttaatgtgtgtgtgtgtgtgtgtgtgtgtgatagagagagagagagagtgtgtgtgtttgtgtgtgtctgtgcgtgtgtgtgtgtgtgtgtgtgtgtgcatgcgtgggTGCATGGCTTGCATCCACCCTGCAGGTGGACAGTGTAGCAAAGAGAGTGATGGCGAAgacaaaaaaggagagaagagggacAGCAGCAAGAGCAACAGTGAGGGAGGCATGGATGTAAACAGAGGGGCAGAACGCAGGAAGACGAGCATCAGAAATCAGACAACACTCAACACAAAAAGAGTCTCAAGGCTCAGTCCGTATGATTGGTGTCgtctcatctgtttttttttaaatgttgtttaaacGCTGGATCTGCAGTATTGTTCCTGAGGATGGATTCAAAATCATTTGTGGCATAGCAAAGCAGCACTGTCCTATTTTAAATCTCTTATTGCTCCTGCTTTCTCcatcacattttaatttgtttacacCTTTGATTTGGAGGAAAAGGTATCATGGCACcccctacacacaaacacacactcctcctctctttctctcactttctctgcttctcattTCTGTATGTTTTAGGCAGCACAATTAGATGCGATTGAAATACCTCTGACATtcttgtgtgtaattgtgtgtacacatgtgagTGAAACTAGAGGGCATGTGCACAGTCTGCAGAGCAGATAGCATTTGGTTGTATACTTCAGACTATTGACTTGAAAAATCATGATTctgtgaaataaatataaatgggAAGTAAATAGGAATGTTAAATGTTCCTTATCTAATGTCAATGTTGGTAGTGGTGATGTGCAATAATCATACTGTTTAAAACTTGTGTGGCTGTCATGGTGTTGCTTCAGTGTCCTGTCCTCaattgagaaaaatgttttcactctgagATTGCCTTGTAAGGTAGATACAACAATAattgtaacaataataataataataataatagtaattataataataataataatagtaatagaaGACAGTAAGCCAACATAATTAATTGAGCTTGACACCAAGGAATTTCAGTATAATACTTTCGATTTGCTTTcctaatgtcttgttttttgttctttgttttcccAGGTAAAGGTGTGCAGATGCAAAGGGATGTCCAGTGCTGCATGTTGTACTCCCAGGGCAAGGTGCGTTCCAAAGATGTGTTGCAGTTTGAGGTGCAGATGGAGGGGCCCGACTGCAGTATACGAGCCATCATGCAAGTATTTCAACTATCCACTCCTGGAGCTAAAGAGCACACAGCAATCTGCAGGCATGGAAAATATGCCTCTTGTTAGAGGAGGGCAGAGCCGGGCTGAGAGGCATTGTCATCTTTCCAGGTCATGTTGTTATGGCAGGGGTCagagctttatttgccagggaAGTAAGAAAGGAAATATGTGGGAATAACAAGCCATCTGAAAATACCTTCCGAACCAGCTGAGCCCTGCCGCAGCCATTCAGTCAGAACAGCAGGGTTTAGTTAAGTAAACCATTCCACATTATGATACCTATTGTTTCCAGTGGGTCACAGAAGTTGGATGTAGCTAGGGAATGAGGAGCTTGGTTTGACATGCGGTCCAGTTAAGAAAAACATGAGAATTCTTATACAGTGGCTACAACAGTTTCTTTCGGTCCTCTATAATTTAGTGGTTCCCAACCTCTTTTCTTCAATTGCTCACTTTTGATCACAGTTTGATTTCTCACtgccagaggaaaaaaaacattatttgacTCTATTTCCAGCCAATCTTCTTTATGATTCCTTTGGGCTCAAACTTTCTCTGTAACCCTCCCCATCATTGCTGaatcagttcaattcaattcaattcaattcaattcaatttcaattcaatttta
This sequence is a window from Etheostoma cragini isolate CJK2018 chromosome 9, CSU_Ecrag_1.0, whole genome shotgun sequence. Protein-coding genes within it:
- the ccl44 gene encoding chemokine (C-C motif) ligand 44, whose product is MLMLQMLTVIFLTVILLASVEGKGVQMQRDVQCCMLYSQGKVRSKDVLQFEVQMEGPDCSIRAIILYTKKAVKCADPSDRKVKRLLRKLMQRQRTKTHRTMWLLPRDNLPVMSEDKKDNWAVLYAE